The following DNA comes from Suncus etruscus isolate mSunEtr1 chromosome 12, mSunEtr1.pri.cur, whole genome shotgun sequence.
TCTATATCCCAGAAATTAGTTGACCTGAATGACTGTGTCTTTCTCTACTGTGCACATCAGATTTGATATTCTGAATGTTCTCTCCAGGAGGCCCCTAGGGTTCATCAAGGCTGTCTGAGAGTGCTTTTGTCCTCTCAGGAAAGATACTTTTCCCCATTTCCTGAAGCATTTGAGAGAAAGCCCTTCCTTGATGAGTATCTTCTCTCAGCTACTACTTACCTTTCTTGTTGGGCTCTGTGGTGGTTTGTCAGGTCAGAAAGTGCAGCCTTTTATAAGACTTTCTGAGGGAGGGGCACTGAAATAGATAGCACAAAGCTTCAAACTTGAGAGGCCTACTGGGAATGGCTAGGCATGGATTCCAGGCGATTCTGGAAAACGGAGCATTCTGTTTCCTGTAAAGGCTGGGAATTGTCACAgatgtaatatttttcttctaatgaaCTATTTTTTCTCTGCACTACAATCAGGATATATCAGTCTTTTCTCAGTATTTGATGGAGTAAAATATTGTAACTATCTTATTTGCACTTTTTTATTCTTATGATTTGTATCTCAGGTTTATGTGCCTAAAATTTTATTACACTTATGCAtttcattcaaatattttttatttttactcaatctACCAGAGAAACTATAAATATTAGACACATAtagaatttacatatatatatatattttaaataagtgacAAAGTGAACATAAGTGATAATTTATTTCTGAACCACAACATGGTATAATTAGTAATCATTTTAATGTATATCTCTTTTTTGAATATTTCAACATATACTTTTCAGTATATGACACGTGAACCTATGATTTGACATTTTActtttacatataatttaaaagctagatgaaattttaaaaaatgcaaaataagccTGGTATAGTGACTCAATACGTCACTCTAATATTGTAGAGAGCCTTTTGAGAACAGGGAATAAATGTCAATCTGAGCAAATCCATGATTTAAGGACAGACAGTTAACTTTCCTTCAAATCACAAGTACTTTTCTGCTGAtcctatttgtttttaaatttttatttaatagaagTGTTTCACCTGTTGTTTgtcttttattctatttcaacTACTCAGagattttgtattgaattttgggttttgggatgTGAAGCCTCCCAATAACACAATGAAAATTCAGAGATGGCTATGGAATAAATTGGTACCTGGACAACAGTTCAAAGAGAGGTCCAAGATAGACTGACAGTAAGGATTTCAGTACTAGGGAGGATTCAAGCTATCTAGTCGAGACAGGTATATTCCAAGAGACACATAATAATTCTCACAGGGACAATGTGTTAGAAGGATTGACTATATAAAAGACATATTTGTCATTATCTTTCTATCATTCAGTCCTTCAGATATTCTCTATGTGTATGCTTTACTAAAAGGGTAATGTAAGTAATtctgtttcttatattttactaCGGGCATTGACTCATCGAATATCATTTTGTTtatgatttattgatttttagtaATAAgggtaaaattattttcttaaaatatgacaTAAATTAGAAAAGCTATATGAACGAACTGAACAAATGCTGAAACTCCGTATTTCCTTTTTAGTTTGCAATCACAGTGCTGATAACTAGAGACTCTacacattttcttaaaaacaaagacaaaagttaCAATCTGTCTTTATAACCATTAAGCACTGAGAAATGTTAGTCTGGGAAAACTTGCAGCTGGCAACAGAAAGAGGGAGGTATTAATCTAGGACGAGAAGTGGTTACACCTGTGGCAATTCCCAGCCATTGCTAAAAAGAGAAGCCTCCCATTTCTGGAATTGCCTGGAATCCATGCCTAGCCATTCCCAGTAGCCCCCTCAAGTTTCAAACTTTGTGCTATCCATTTCAGTGCCCCTCCCTCAGAAAGTCTTATAAAAGGCTGGTTTTTCTGACCTGACAAACCATCACAGATCCCAGCAAGAAAGGTAAGTAGGAGCTGAGACAAGATGCTCATCAAGGAAAGGCTGTCTCTCAGATGCTTGAGGAAATGTGGGGAAGAATACTTTTCCTGAGAGGACAAAAACACTCTCTGACTCAGCCTTTGTGAATGCTAGGGAACTCATGGAGAAAACATTCAGAATATCAAATCTGATGAGCACAGTAGAGAGAGACACAGTATTCAGATCAACTGATTCCTGGGATATAGACTAATGAAACAGGATATGGAGCAGTGggtcctctggcttctccctgaCCACACTTCTATTCCTTCCTCTGATAGCCTTGTCCAGTCAGACAGAATGCTGCCCCCCATGGCCTTTCCCACTCTTGCTTGGATGCTGCTCTCCTGCTTAATGCTCCAATATCAAGTGACAGGTGAGTGTTGCCACAGCTAATCTTGGTGCCATGGAAGCTCAAGGAGAAACTGTCATCTCTGTGTGTGGCACATATGATAGAAGTGAGGTAGATGCCATGCACTGATTTGTGCATTGTAGCTTTCTTTGGTAACAACTACTGGTTGGTAGCACAGTGGATATGAGCACTATAACCTCTTCTGTGAGTGATCAATGTTCAGGGAAAAGCACAACTGGAAGAGCCTGGGGTGTCTTGGGGAAGCAATAAGACTTTGATTTCTTTAAGAAACCAAAAGTCAGTCCAGACAAAGGACAATTTGGGCAACCTATGAAATGAAGTTTGAACAGAAAAACAGTCTGTTCCTCCTTTagtgtttctgtttgaagttgAAAGTTGCCTGTTGTGTATGCACTAAAAATACTGAGGTGTTAACATGAGTTAGAGGGGTTTCCCCCCAAACCACTGGTCATATCCACTATTCTAGGTCTTTTCCTctctaatatttgtttttctgttcacTCCATCTGTCCTTGATATTTTTCCCTCCAGGTGAAGACTTGCAGAAGGGGGAGCTTTCTCCAAGAATCAGTTGCCCCAAAGGTTCCTTGGCCTATGGTTCCCACTGCTATGCCCTGTTTTTGGCAGAAAAATCCTGGATGGATGCAGATGTGAGTAGCAGGAATTACAACTGGGGATGTTGTGGCATTTTGGAGAGGCAATAAGGGGAGCCTCCATTCTCCTGGGATACTATGGTAGGTAAATGATAACACAATTAGTAGCAGAACGTTTTCAAGTACTATTCTTGCATTTGTCTCTCGAGTCCTAAGCCCCAGTGCTCCCAATTTCCAAGCTCCCCCTCAATCTCTTCCCTCCTTTCACAGTATGCTTGCCAAAAGAGGCCTAAAGGACACCTTGTGTCTGTGCTCACTGGGTCTGAGGCTTATTTTGTGGCCTCACTCATCAAGAACACTGGTACTTCAGTCTCTCATATCTGGATTGGACTCCACGACCCCACAGAGGTAAGATTCCATCTCCTTTGCCTGGATGACCTTCACTCTAAATTGGCCATCTGGTTTATACCTCCTTTGTCTGACCATAAAAATATATTGGGCCTCCTTGAGTCTCATCTAAATTGCATGTCATTCTGGagaatgaaatcatgagatcttTTGAAGCTCTGGATGGTGGAAGGCCATCATCTAAGCTACCAATAATCTTCACTATGTACAACTCTCATATATACCACTAGTTCAATAAGGAATTCCTAGGACTGGTATGGACCTCCTAAGAAATGTCTAAGGTGTGTTGATTTATGGGTAAAGAAAGATGGGAGTCAATGTGCTCTAGAGAAAGTATACAGGTTTGATGACCCATGTGTTTCCTCAAACAATATGTAAGTTTCTACTGGTCTTTAAAcgattgattattttatttccttgcaTGTTTGAGCAAGGCCTTAATCCTATATTTCATATTCAGATCAGGAAGAACCCCCAAATATTCTTACTGCTGGGTTTCACTCAGGAGTTCCAGTGAAGAATTGATTCACAGAGCATCCCAGTACTATTGAGACTAAATGCCATTCTGTCCCCTGTCCCATAGGGCAGACAACCCAATGGAGGTGGATGGGAGTGGATCAGCAATGATGTGCTGAACTATGTTGCCTGGGACAAAGGTGCCCCAACTGGTGCAGGCTACTGTGGGAGCCTTGTTCAAAGCACAGGTACGATTGAGAGAAGATCTCATCTTTAAATCTTTCCCCCACTCTTTCTCCCCATAATCGTTTTCAGGACTGACTTTTAGAGGAGGACAATCTtcgaacatttttttgtttgtctttctctAGCCTCTCACCTCTAATTTCATTTGCCACATTTCTCTGGAGCCTGAGATGTTTTAATGGGGAGGATATGACTTTGGGTGCCAGGCTTCTGTACCATTTTCACAGCTCTCTCAGCCCCACTCAGTTCACTTACTCTCTTTTCTCTTCAGGCTATGAGAAGTGGCAAAGTCAAGACTGCCGAAAACCACTACCCTATGTCTGCAAGTTTCAGGGGTAGGTCAGCTCAGATATCCACAGGGTGAATTTAATACTCAACTCATCCTGGATATTCTTCCATTCTCATGGTTGATGCTGGCAGAAAATCTCCTCCACCGTTCAAATCTAGACACCTTACTTTATCATCCCTGTTCCCCAATCTCAATACAGTTCCTTTTGTATGCTcaaagcctgttttttttttcaaaaaataataaatattttcatccaCTATGATGcctttttgtgttctgtttttgCAACTTCACTGATGACATTTTGTTTGAGTGAGAAATTGACATATGCTATACAGTTTCCTCCAGATGCCTAGAAAATGACTCTTTATGAATCCCTAATCAGATATTctatgaaaacccaaaaaactccaTCATTGAAGTCTGGATTTTAGATAGTTTAGCTAGTGCAGCCAGCTGTGCTCTCTGTTTCACATCATTAACTCTGGTCAGAAGACTCCAGGAGCCACACTGTAGCTCAATTCTGCTGCTCAGTTCCTAAAAGTGGCTCCATGCTCTCCTGGTTGCCCACCTCCCAGAAGGAACTATCTATAGTTTCCAAAATATTCTGCTTATGTAGCCCACATACCCACCCAATGAGGCCCTAAGTCTATGTTGAGCATGTTTTTCACTTCTGTGACCTCAGCAGTGCCATTCTGAATATTACACTCCCAGTAAACTGACTTTGCCTAAACTGCCCAGTTCTCTTGAATGCTCTCTTTCAATCCCGTATCTCAGAAAAAGTTGCATCTAATTTCAAGGCTTTCCTCTTTCCTTAGCCATTACTTTATGAAACATGTAGGGCCTGTTGACATAGGGGGATTTGCTGCCAATGATGATATTGTTTTGCCATATCTTCTATTGTATTTCACTCCTGAAAATCTCTCTGCTTTTTCCTTGAACCAGTCTGTCTTGTAGCAATCTATTCCTTTGAACATGGTTACACAAGAGATTCTCTGTGTTATTTGATCCCTTTCTGCAGTTCACAGGAAGCTGAACAAGCTGACTTTTGAATCGATATGTTGGTCCTATGGTGCTGCTCTGTTGTATTTTTTCATGACACCTATGGAGACCCAAGTGTGTAGTGGGTATTGTTTGTTGTCAGATGTTGAACTTAGAATTTGCACTGATACACATTATTCTACTGTTTTGTAATATCTCATTAGTTCTGCATTATCAGATAATATCTCTAATTGTCTGTCAATTTtggattataattttaaaaccaaatattattgatgttttatatttaatatttagcaTCATTTATCTAATATTTATTGTAACACAATTATTTATCACATTGTTCATAACACATACATTTTAGTTATTCAGATTCAAATTCCAATCCTACCACTGTTATCCTCAGATTACCAGAATTCTCAATGTCCATTCACCTCTGtatcctgcctccatgcaggcacaaatttacttcatattgcttgctgTAACACAATTGCaactgaagttataaaatttagaCTAACAAGTGTCACTTTGGAATTGAATTTGAAATAACTGTTTTATCGCTCCATGGAATTAACTCAAGTAACTTTTTAATCTAAAATCCTGACTACAGAATTTCagtttacatattttttctttgtgttatcCCTATGTTCAAGACAGACATTAGGAATGATGAAAAAAGACCCCAAAGACCATCAAAGCAGGTCTTTGCAAGGAAGTAAGAAATAGCTGTGCTGTGGATGGTCCTAGTTGAGCTTTATGTGTCTGTGAAATTTTTCCATCAGATTGCCTTTGAATTTATTGGAATGACACTGCTATAAGATATTAAGGTGTAACACCTCTGCACATGTGGTTCAGTTCTTATAGGTCTAAAAGTATTTGATGGCTTGGAAGTTTAATGAAGTTGTTACACAGCTGTGCCATTTTGTTGAAAAGTGGAGGGGTGGTCTTTGGCTGCTGAttttcatgcagaaaggaaaatatgtccctcctccctacccttgATGAAAATGCCACAGAAGTATCAGCCATTACTTGGAAAAATTTATCTTGGATTTTGGTGGAGAAGATGGGCCTTTTGTTTCTGACAGGAAATGGGTAGTGGcttctgggtgttttttttttgtttgttttttttgtggagtGTAGGGGAGATTGGCTCAATCACATTTACCTTggttcataattttattaaatacatagtaaattttttatttaaaaatttttacttgtggattgtttaaatatttcagctttattttttaaaatattgacatttataCCAAGAACTTCCCATATGCTATTCACCCTTATACATATGTAGGTAGAACTGCAAATATATAGTCTTTTCTTCTGTGTGCACATGGACAGAATGGTGCTCGTGTCTCAAACTAATAGGTGTAATAAACAGTGTTTGTCAGTAGTTGCTGTGTATTACCTTAGAATATTAATGATCTTTGTTCACTACAACAGAAATTCTTGATTCCTtcaattggttttattttaacaattaaaaaaatgttacttaTTGAAAAAATAccacttttaggggctggagagatagaatagcagtaacgcatttgctttgcgtgcagctATCCCAAGATGGTTTTTATAACTTCAATTGCCTTTGTGTTTTAACCCAATTCCTGGCATTAcattggtcccctgaacttgccaggagttatttctgagaacaaagccaggagtaacatttaaCCTataagcatagctgggtgtggccccaaaccaataaataaataaataaataaataaataaataaataaataaataaataaataaataaataaaatgcttacaAAAAGAATTTACAACTTTTAAAAGTATCTTGACATATGCAGCCTGTCCCAAATAGATTTTTGACAATCATTCAATATGTCGATATTTGAAAATCTATCATTATCCGAGACAATGAAGCTTCATCTTACTTGAAAATTTTACAAACATCTAATTTCATATAATATGAAAAGCACATAAATCATAGAAAATATtactttgtttcttatttttataaaatctttatttaagcaccataattacaagaatgattgtagttgggtttcaattataaagagaacacccccttcaccagtgcaaccttcccaccactgatgCACCCAATTTCCCTCATCCCCCACCATTGTTTgtaatcgagacaggcattctacttttatCATTCATTAATTTTGCCATGCTAGTTTTTAATGTAGTTATCTCCCTAACAGaattcaccactctatgtggtgagcttcatattgtgggctagTTCTTCTGGCCCTgccctctattttctctggaattattatattaatgtcattaattttttagAACCTATAgacaagtgagattattctgtgtccctCACCCTCTGATTTATTATActaaacataatagattccatgtacatccatgtataggaaaatttcattactttatctctcctaatggctgcataatattccatgtgtatatttaccacagtttatttatttttattaaatatatttttatttaagtagcatgatcatagttgggttatagtcataaccagaacaccccctttaccagtgtaatattaccccctccccccttcccatcccttgcctgtatttgagacagtcattctactgcagttatttgttttttaagttcagtaagttgtatttttttccttaaaggataagattaaaaaatatatagtaaaggtgtgatagtggcaattaccaatgtttgcataggtccagaaaaatggagaaaatggaaaaaaaaatccttgacctgattacaaaaaggcctcaccccagaagtttattggcataagacagactctgggttccaggcataccagtctatccaactccagtcattctcaaggtcccggtgaaacttttgcacactttaactatagttggtatcagacttttatatttaaagactctggattctttgcatttctttcatcgatgtcaggcagatgtggagcatcctctagtttcagcatatcattaaatgcagagcgatctgccctgcatgcagactgttgctaaGTCGCcagggtgttgggagcactctttggagtaagtcaatgccaaagcagtggtaggtcttctctggtagaggcttggatcctgggaatgttaaagacaattgtggttgtttccatagttcaggtgtgtgtgggcaatgcccattcttctgaggcctgagccaaatcattatgtgaatgttcagggtaaaaggcctaattacattaccaaatttgtgttcccgtctctattaaataagaacttgtttgcatattattattttcccattttaatgtgcctctgcaaaagagaagcaataccACAAGATATTattgatgcatctgggggccaacgaataaagtccaacatttcccgtaacttggtataaacgtgaaatctatacagagttactcttctaccagtattgcttataaaacagatttcacagggggaaaatcaaacaatcaaataactaatctagtgggcaaaattgtcactatatgaggatattcaaaaagagttatagatgttaagggaatacatctaagatatacaaaagagatacttgtgacccttttttgttttaaaaagaaaaaaaaaagaaagaataaagggtatttgaagacagcaggtgatagttgagtttgagacatgttttgcggcattacggaaccctacattgtccttgaactaggggttatgctaaagctgattccagtatcatgcaacagtccatagtatgatgggggcatgaggggccaccaaacATGGGTCAACAGGcctgttggttgtagttgtttgtgtaggcatgagctggggactgagagggtgtcattcaatgaggagctggacagtggtgttggggcagtagttcagtcttggtgtctacccaattaggaactgaggataaggagggttgaataaggggaagataatgatttaccacagtttatttagccattcatttgttgaagggcatcttggttatttccagagtctggctattgtaaatatcattGCAAtaattataggtgtgaggaagggatttttgaattgtatttttgtgttctttgggtatatccctagaagtggtatagctggattatatggcagcttaatttccagttttttgagaaatctccgtattgttttccataaagtttggactagatggcattcccaccagcagttaataagCGTTCCTTTCAATCTACATACCTGCCAGCACTGCTGGTTCTTATTCTCTGCGAAgtatgccaatctcagtggcgtgagatggttcttcatagttgttttgacttgcatctccctgatgattagtgatgtgatgtggagcattttttcatgtgccttttggccttttgcatttcttctttgacaaagtgtttgttcatttcttctcccccttttttaatgggattagattattttttcttgtaaagttctgttaataccttgtatattttggatattagccccttatctgatggctattggataaataatttctcccattcagaggatggctcttgtatctgaggcactatttcctttgaggtgtagaagcttctcagcttaatatattcccatctttttaTGTCTGATgtttcctcctggaagatgcctttagtctcaatgtcatggagtgctttgcttgcatgttgttctacatacattatggtttcgggtctgaaatcaaggtctttattccatttggattttacctctgtacatggtgttagctgcgggtctgagttagcttttcTGCACGTTGCTAACCatttctgccaacaccacttgttgtaagggctttccttgctccattttggatttcattccccttaatcaaaaattaaatgattgtatgtctgagaaacattctctgaatactcaagactATTTAACTGTTCTgagcatctgtctttattccaataccatgctgttttgataactattgtttcattttatttgtttttgtttgtttgttttttgttttattttggatcacacccagcagagctcaggggtttcttcttgctctatgctcagaaagcgcttctggcagactcaggggaccatataggatgccaggatttgaaccacgtccttctgcatgcaaggcaagcaccttacctccatgttatctctccagcccccattttatcTCTTGATCCTATTCAGTTTCAAGATCCATGACTTAACCAGGATGCTGAACCACATTAATAGGATACGCTATAATGCTGTTCTGTATCTATACTACATCATAGaagctatttttaaaaggaaagcaTAATATTCTgtaaaactgataaaaaataaaacatatgtcaGCCTTTATTTaatccaaatataaaataaaactttaggtATAAAAGAAcacatggggctggaaagatagcagagcaggtagtgTACTTACTTGGCATGAGATTGTCTTATATTTTGCACCCTGGAACCTCatatgccaggaattatttctgagtgtggagccaaaccccagagcacagcaaaatgtgactcaaaacaaagaaaccaaaaataacagcATAAAATATCCTCAAatttaagcatatttattttgCCACCCCTTGCTGAGAATTACATATGTATTCAAATTTTGTAACTCACTAAATTTTATGCATTAGTCATATATAAGGTTATCATTGAATATTGCTAATAAAAAGAAGTGTATATATAGAAAATGTGTCACAAAGCAGTGCCCATATACTTAATTCACTATCATTCTTTAATAAAAGAAGAggcttttatggtttttggggggtggggtgcaaACATGGTGGAATATTCCTGACtcaaaactcagaaatcactcctggcaggctcttgccAGAGTTCAAAACCGGTTCAGTCTAgtgcaagcaaatgtcctaccagctgtgctattgctccagccaccaaAACCACTTTcttcaatgaaaaattaaaacaaccatgagtaatatatatatatatatatatatatatatatatatatatatcctgtaaTAGGAGACTGTGGGACATGCAAAAAGTCAGGTGGAACAACATGTACAGCAATTCTGCTCGGGGCACTGAAATGAATAACACAAAGTTTCAAAAACTTCAAAGCTACTGGGAATGGCTAGGCATGGATTCCAGGTGATTCCAGAAATGGGAGGATTCTCTTTCTAGCAATGGCTGGGAATTGCCACAGCTGTAACTTCTTTCTTCTTGTAAACTGTGTAACTTTCAGGAGTACAAAGAGGTTATATTAATCTTTTTACAATATTTCAAGAAATTGAATTTTGGCACTATTTTTCTtgcactttttctttcttgtgatttATATCTCCTGACTTATATGCTTAACATTTGATTATATGatcattagatatttttctttatatttattcaatCTAACAGAGAAATCACTTGAATAAAAAGTAACACATATAGCATttacctatatatacatattttaattcaatGGCAAAGTGAACATAAGTGATAAATTTTTTCTTAACTAAACATCATGGTttacttaataattatttaatatatcttttgtcctatttcaataatattttccaGTAAAGAATACATGAGTTCGTGATTTGGTAGtagattttaatataatttataagaattattgaaattaaaaatatagaaccagacagtcatatgttcctttggtggaaataaaaaatgatcagactttaataccaaattcaaagtcaatgacaacagaattgacacccaatctacaataagctgtacaaGTGGAGAACAGTCCCTGTAGCATTACAGGGGGTAAAAAAAGGAGATGTGGTATGCATGCTCAGAACATGGacaaagggaggacaacactggtggtgggaatgccccttattcattgaCACTATGCaccataaatattactgtgaaagatttgtaattcactttgaacacaataaaaatgtaaaaaaaaagaaaaaatatgaaaaatatttcttggaaTAGTGACTCAATACATTGCTTCAATATCATGAAGAGCCTTTGAGAACATGGAATAATATGTTACTCTCAGCATGCCAGGAATTTAAGGACAAACAATTAACTTTTCTTCAAATCACAAGTATTTTGCTGCTTATTCTATTTGCTTTAACTTTTTAGTTAATGGAGATATTTCACCTATTGTTTATCAATTTTCCTATTTTATCTGCTCAG
Coding sequences within:
- the LOC126024541 gene encoding lithostathine-like, translated to MLPPMAFPTLAWMLLSCLMLQYQVTGEDLQKGELSPRISCPKGSLAYGSHCYALFLAEKSWMDADYACQKRPKGHLVSVLTGSEAYFVASLIKNTGTSVSHIWIGLHDPTEGRQPNGGGWEWISNDVLNYVAWDKGAPTGAGYCGSLVQSTGYEKWQSQDCRKPLPYVCKFQG